The Lycium barbarum isolate Lr01 chromosome 10, ASM1917538v2, whole genome shotgun sequence genome includes a region encoding these proteins:
- the LOC132615930 gene encoding ubiquitin-like-specific protease 1D isoform X4, translating to MKKGEELGSKGIAIDWDKLINNNDDPPAELVVTSAIKHQPFTMDGEEGISHLSNTDLIDKIARLKKSLSSNIGARLPDGGQKLKANIKLHEDELERRKRVGSQKEVDGCVRHDFCSIGAPDNFEPQASPSVSSSQATFAACFLNKLEAKQAESKPANAFQEELYALNPCDREKTLNNQFSKRKRHKRESLSQEARYKFPVDNGEQVLNVDLKGRDSSSRCSEESITICFSEKTKASQARSSYTRRHANGEAVVLVDEGEPDAIIETERVDQVVERKATKIYYPSRVDPESVEICCSDMESLAPEAYLSSTIMNFYIRYLQKTKLHADVDAYHFFNTYFYQKLKEAVLTKQNEKEASFVRLRRWWKGVNIFEKAYIFLPIHEEFLVQEWKFLRQGEVPALPISDKIWENLPRRINENIIPVPQQRNEYDCGLFVLFFMERFIEQVHGRLKKKDFTMFGRRWFKPEEASCLRMKIRCILKIEFKNASED from the exons ATGAAAAAAGGAGAGGAACTGGGGAGTAAAGGAATAGCAATTGACTGGGACAAGCTAATCAACAACAACGACGATCCTCCGGCTGAGCTAGTTGTTACCTCGGCGATAAAACATCAACCGTTCACCATGGACGGAGAAGAAGGAATTTCGCACTTATCAAATACAGATTTAATTGATAAAATTGCGAGGTTAAAAAAGTCATTGTCTAGCAACATTGGTGCTAGGTTACCTGATGGTGGTCAAAAGCTTAAAGCTAATATTAAATTGCACGAAGATGAATTAGAACGAAGGAAACGGGTCGGGTCTCAAAAG GAAGTTGATGGATGCGTGAGGCATGACTTTTGTTCTATTG GTGCACCTGATAACTTCGAGCCACAGGCTTCACCATCTGTGTCCTCTTCACAGGCCACCTTTGCTGCTTGTTTTTTGAACAAGTTGGAAGCAAAA CAGGCAGAGTCTAAGCCAGCCAATGCTTTCCAAGAAGAATTATATGCTCTGAATCCCTGTGACCGCGAAAAGACATTAAACAACCAGTTCTCAAAAAGAAAACGGCACAAGCGAGAGTCGTTGTCACAGGAAGCACGTTATAAATTTCCTGTAGACAATGGTGAACAAGTTTTAAATGTTGATCTAAAGGGAAGGGATTCTTCTAGTCGTTGTTCTGAAGAAAGTATCACCATCTGTTTCTCGGAGAA gACCAAAGCCTCTCAAGCCCGATCTTCATATACTAGAAGGCATGCAAAT GGGGAGGCTGTTGTTCTAGTGGATGAGGGGGAACCTGATGCAATTATAGAGACAGAGCGAGTGGACCAAGTGGTTGAACG AAAGGCAACCAAGATATACTATCCTTCACG GGTTGATCCTGAATCTGTTGAAATTTGTTGTTCGGACATGGAATCTCTTGCACCTGAAGCATATTTGTCATCGACTATAATGAATTTCTACATCCG GTACCTCCAGAAGACAAAACTTCATGCAGATGTAGACGCGTATCACTTTTTCAATACATATTTTTACCAGAAGCTCAAAGAGGCTGTACTGACCAAG CAGAATGAAAAGGAAGCTTCATTTGTCAGACTAAGAAGGTGGTGGAAAGGGGTGAATATATTTGAGAAAGCCTATATATTTCTTCCCATACATGAAGA ATTTTTGGTACAAGAATGGAAATTCTTAAGACAAGGGGAAGTGCCAGCTCTTCCTATTTCAGACAAAATCTGGGAAAATCTTCCACGAAGAATAAATGAAAACATCATTCCG GTCCCACAACAAAGAAATGAGTATGACTGCGGTCTCTTTGTTCTTTTCTTTATGGAGCGTTTCATTGAACAAGTTCACGGAAGGCTTAAAAAGAAGGATTTCACGATG TTTGGACGAAGGTGGTTCAAACCTGAAGAAGCCTCTTGTTTGAGGATGAAAATCCGCTGCATACTCAAGATAGAATTCAAGAATGCGAGTGAGGATTGA
- the LOC132615930 gene encoding ubiquitin-like-specific protease 1D isoform X5, with protein MKKGEELGSKGIAIDWDKLINNNDDPPAELVVTSAIKHQPFTMDGEEGISHLSNTDLIDKIARLKKSLSSNIGARLPDGGQKLKANIKLHEDELERRKRVGSQKEVDGCVRHDFCSIGAPDNFEPQASPSVSSSQATFAACFLNKLEAKQAESKPANAFQEELYALNPCDREKTLNNQFSKRKRHKRESLSQEARYKFPVDNGEQVLNVDLKGRDSSSRCSEESITICFSEKTKASQARSSYTRRHANGEAVVLVDEGEPDAIIETERVDQVVERKATKIYYPSRVDPESVEICCSDMESLAPEAYLSSTIMNFYIRYLQKTKLHADVDAYHFFNTYFYQKLKEAVLTKNEKEASFVRLRRWWKGVNIFEKAYIFLPIHEEFLVQEWKFLRQGEVPALPISDKIWENLPRRINENIIPVPQQRNEYDCGLFVLFFMERFIEQVHGRLKKKDFTMFGRRWFKPEEASCLRMKIRCILKIEFKNASED; from the exons ATGAAAAAAGGAGAGGAACTGGGGAGTAAAGGAATAGCAATTGACTGGGACAAGCTAATCAACAACAACGACGATCCTCCGGCTGAGCTAGTTGTTACCTCGGCGATAAAACATCAACCGTTCACCATGGACGGAGAAGAAGGAATTTCGCACTTATCAAATACAGATTTAATTGATAAAATTGCGAGGTTAAAAAAGTCATTGTCTAGCAACATTGGTGCTAGGTTACCTGATGGTGGTCAAAAGCTTAAAGCTAATATTAAATTGCACGAAGATGAATTAGAACGAAGGAAACGGGTCGGGTCTCAAAAG GAAGTTGATGGATGCGTGAGGCATGACTTTTGTTCTATTG GTGCACCTGATAACTTCGAGCCACAGGCTTCACCATCTGTGTCCTCTTCACAGGCCACCTTTGCTGCTTGTTTTTTGAACAAGTTGGAAGCAAAA CAGGCAGAGTCTAAGCCAGCCAATGCTTTCCAAGAAGAATTATATGCTCTGAATCCCTGTGACCGCGAAAAGACATTAAACAACCAGTTCTCAAAAAGAAAACGGCACAAGCGAGAGTCGTTGTCACAGGAAGCACGTTATAAATTTCCTGTAGACAATGGTGAACAAGTTTTAAATGTTGATCTAAAGGGAAGGGATTCTTCTAGTCGTTGTTCTGAAGAAAGTATCACCATCTGTTTCTCGGAGAA gACCAAAGCCTCTCAAGCCCGATCTTCATATACTAGAAGGCATGCAAAT GGGGAGGCTGTTGTTCTAGTGGATGAGGGGGAACCTGATGCAATTATAGAGACAGAGCGAGTGGACCAAGTGGTTGAACG AAAGGCAACCAAGATATACTATCCTTCACG GGTTGATCCTGAATCTGTTGAAATTTGTTGTTCGGACATGGAATCTCTTGCACCTGAAGCATATTTGTCATCGACTATAATGAATTTCTACATCCG GTACCTCCAGAAGACAAAACTTCATGCAGATGTAGACGCGTATCACTTTTTCAATACATATTTTTACCAGAAGCTCAAAGAGGCTGTACTGACCAAG AATGAAAAGGAAGCTTCATTTGTCAGACTAAGAAGGTGGTGGAAAGGGGTGAATATATTTGAGAAAGCCTATATATTTCTTCCCATACATGAAGA ATTTTTGGTACAAGAATGGAAATTCTTAAGACAAGGGGAAGTGCCAGCTCTTCCTATTTCAGACAAAATCTGGGAAAATCTTCCACGAAGAATAAATGAAAACATCATTCCG GTCCCACAACAAAGAAATGAGTATGACTGCGGTCTCTTTGTTCTTTTCTTTATGGAGCGTTTCATTGAACAAGTTCACGGAAGGCTTAAAAAGAAGGATTTCACGATG TTTGGACGAAGGTGGTTCAAACCTGAAGAAGCCTCTTGTTTGAGGATGAAAATCCGCTGCATACTCAAGATAGAATTCAAGAATGCGAGTGAGGATTGA
- the LOC132615930 gene encoding ubiquitin-like-specific protease 1D isoform X3, translated as MKKGEELGSKGIAIDWDKLINNNDDPPAELVVTSAIKHQPFTMDGEEGISHLSNTDLIDKIARLKKSLSSNIGARLPDGGQKLKANIKLHEDELERRKRVGSQKEVDGCVRHDFCSIGAPDNFEPQASPSVSSSQATFAACFLNKLEAKQAESKPANAFQEELYALNPCDREKTLNNQFSKRKRHKRESLSQEARYKFPVDNGEQVLNVDLKGRDSSSRCSEESITICFSEKTKASQARSSYTRRHANGEAVVLVDEGEPDAIIETERVDQVVERKATKIYYPSRVDPESVEICCSDMESLAPEAYLSSTIMNFYIRYLQKTKLHADVDAYHFFNTYFYQKLKEAVLTKNEKEASFVRLRRWWKGVNIFEKAYIFLPIHEDLHWSLVIICIPDKEDQLGPILLHLDSLGLHSSESLFATIRKFLVQEWKFLRQGEVPALPISDKIWENLPRRINENIIPVPQQRNEYDCGLFVLFFMERFIEQVHGRLKKKDFTMFGRRWFKPEEASCLRMKIRCILKIEFKNASED; from the exons ATGAAAAAAGGAGAGGAACTGGGGAGTAAAGGAATAGCAATTGACTGGGACAAGCTAATCAACAACAACGACGATCCTCCGGCTGAGCTAGTTGTTACCTCGGCGATAAAACATCAACCGTTCACCATGGACGGAGAAGAAGGAATTTCGCACTTATCAAATACAGATTTAATTGATAAAATTGCGAGGTTAAAAAAGTCATTGTCTAGCAACATTGGTGCTAGGTTACCTGATGGTGGTCAAAAGCTTAAAGCTAATATTAAATTGCACGAAGATGAATTAGAACGAAGGAAACGGGTCGGGTCTCAAAAG GAAGTTGATGGATGCGTGAGGCATGACTTTTGTTCTATTG GTGCACCTGATAACTTCGAGCCACAGGCTTCACCATCTGTGTCCTCTTCACAGGCCACCTTTGCTGCTTGTTTTTTGAACAAGTTGGAAGCAAAA CAGGCAGAGTCTAAGCCAGCCAATGCTTTCCAAGAAGAATTATATGCTCTGAATCCCTGTGACCGCGAAAAGACATTAAACAACCAGTTCTCAAAAAGAAAACGGCACAAGCGAGAGTCGTTGTCACAGGAAGCACGTTATAAATTTCCTGTAGACAATGGTGAACAAGTTTTAAATGTTGATCTAAAGGGAAGGGATTCTTCTAGTCGTTGTTCTGAAGAAAGTATCACCATCTGTTTCTCGGAGAA gACCAAAGCCTCTCAAGCCCGATCTTCATATACTAGAAGGCATGCAAAT GGGGAGGCTGTTGTTCTAGTGGATGAGGGGGAACCTGATGCAATTATAGAGACAGAGCGAGTGGACCAAGTGGTTGAACG AAAGGCAACCAAGATATACTATCCTTCACG GGTTGATCCTGAATCTGTTGAAATTTGTTGTTCGGACATGGAATCTCTTGCACCTGAAGCATATTTGTCATCGACTATAATGAATTTCTACATCCG GTACCTCCAGAAGACAAAACTTCATGCAGATGTAGACGCGTATCACTTTTTCAATACATATTTTTACCAGAAGCTCAAAGAGGCTGTACTGACCAAG AATGAAAAGGAAGCTTCATTTGTCAGACTAAGAAGGTGGTGGAAAGGGGTGAATATATTTGAGAAAGCCTATATATTTCTTCCCATACATGAAGA TCTTCATTGGAGCTTGGTTATAATTTGCATACCAGATAAAGAAGACCAACTGGGACCAATTTTACTTCACTTGGATTCATTAGGGCTCCATTCCAGCGAGTCCCTTTTCGCTACCATAAGAAA ATTTTTGGTACAAGAATGGAAATTCTTAAGACAAGGGGAAGTGCCAGCTCTTCCTATTTCAGACAAAATCTGGGAAAATCTTCCACGAAGAATAAATGAAAACATCATTCCG GTCCCACAACAAAGAAATGAGTATGACTGCGGTCTCTTTGTTCTTTTCTTTATGGAGCGTTTCATTGAACAAGTTCACGGAAGGCTTAAAAAGAAGGATTTCACGATG TTTGGACGAAGGTGGTTCAAACCTGAAGAAGCCTCTTGTTTGAGGATGAAAATCCGCTGCATACTCAAGATAGAATTCAAGAATGCGAGTGAGGATTGA
- the LOC132615930 gene encoding ubiquitin-like-specific protease 1D isoform X8 has translation MKKGEELGSKGIAIDWDKLINNNDDPPAELVVTSAIKHQPFTMDGEEGISHLSNTDLIDKIARLKKSLSSNIGARLPDGGQKLKANIKLHEDELERRKRVGSQKAESKPANAFQEELYALNPCDREKTLNNQFSKRKRHKRESLSQEARYKFPVDNGEQVLNVDLKGRDSSSRCSEESITICFSEKTKASQARSSYTRRHANGEAVVLVDEGEPDAIIETERVDQVVERKATKIYYPSRVDPESVEICCSDMESLAPEAYLSSTIMNFYIRYLQKTKLHADVDAYHFFNTYFYQKLKEAVLTKNEKEASFVRLRRWWKGVNIFEKAYIFLPIHEDLHWSLVIICIPDKEDQLGPILLHLDSLGLHSSESLFATIRKFLVQEWKFLRQGEVPALPISDKIWENLPRRINENIIPVPQQRNEYDCGLFVLFFMERFIEQVHGRLKKKDFTMFGRRWFKPEEASCLRMKIRCILKIEFKNASED, from the exons ATGAAAAAAGGAGAGGAACTGGGGAGTAAAGGAATAGCAATTGACTGGGACAAGCTAATCAACAACAACGACGATCCTCCGGCTGAGCTAGTTGTTACCTCGGCGATAAAACATCAACCGTTCACCATGGACGGAGAAGAAGGAATTTCGCACTTATCAAATACAGATTTAATTGATAAAATTGCGAGGTTAAAAAAGTCATTGTCTAGCAACATTGGTGCTAGGTTACCTGATGGTGGTCAAAAGCTTAAAGCTAATATTAAATTGCACGAAGATGAATTAGAACGAAGGAAACGGGTCGGGTCTCAAAAG GCAGAGTCTAAGCCAGCCAATGCTTTCCAAGAAGAATTATATGCTCTGAATCCCTGTGACCGCGAAAAGACATTAAACAACCAGTTCTCAAAAAGAAAACGGCACAAGCGAGAGTCGTTGTCACAGGAAGCACGTTATAAATTTCCTGTAGACAATGGTGAACAAGTTTTAAATGTTGATCTAAAGGGAAGGGATTCTTCTAGTCGTTGTTCTGAAGAAAGTATCACCATCTGTTTCTCGGAGAA gACCAAAGCCTCTCAAGCCCGATCTTCATATACTAGAAGGCATGCAAAT GGGGAGGCTGTTGTTCTAGTGGATGAGGGGGAACCTGATGCAATTATAGAGACAGAGCGAGTGGACCAAGTGGTTGAACG AAAGGCAACCAAGATATACTATCCTTCACG GGTTGATCCTGAATCTGTTGAAATTTGTTGTTCGGACATGGAATCTCTTGCACCTGAAGCATATTTGTCATCGACTATAATGAATTTCTACATCCG GTACCTCCAGAAGACAAAACTTCATGCAGATGTAGACGCGTATCACTTTTTCAATACATATTTTTACCAGAAGCTCAAAGAGGCTGTACTGACCAAG AATGAAAAGGAAGCTTCATTTGTCAGACTAAGAAGGTGGTGGAAAGGGGTGAATATATTTGAGAAAGCCTATATATTTCTTCCCATACATGAAGA TCTTCATTGGAGCTTGGTTATAATTTGCATACCAGATAAAGAAGACCAACTGGGACCAATTTTACTTCACTTGGATTCATTAGGGCTCCATTCCAGCGAGTCCCTTTTCGCTACCATAAGAAA ATTTTTGGTACAAGAATGGAAATTCTTAAGACAAGGGGAAGTGCCAGCTCTTCCTATTTCAGACAAAATCTGGGAAAATCTTCCACGAAGAATAAATGAAAACATCATTCCG GTCCCACAACAAAGAAATGAGTATGACTGCGGTCTCTTTGTTCTTTTCTTTATGGAGCGTTTCATTGAACAAGTTCACGGAAGGCTTAAAAAGAAGGATTTCACGATG TTTGGACGAAGGTGGTTCAAACCTGAAGAAGCCTCTTGTTTGAGGATGAAAATCCGCTGCATACTCAAGATAGAATTCAAGAATGCGAGTGAGGATTGA
- the LOC132615930 gene encoding ubiquitin-like-specific protease 1D isoform X6, producing the protein MKKGEELGSKGIAIDWDKLINNNDDPPAELVVTSAIKHQPFTMDGEEGISHLSNTDLIDKIARLKKSLSSNIGARLPDGGQKLKANIKLHEDELERRKRVGSQKQAESKPANAFQEELYALNPCDREKTLNNQFSKRKRHKRESLSQEARYKFPVDNGEQVLNVDLKGRDSSSRCSEESITICFSEKTKASQARSSYTRRHANGEAVVLVDEGEPDAIIETERVDQVVERKATKIYYPSRVDPESVEICCSDMESLAPEAYLSSTIMNFYIRYLQKTKLHADVDAYHFFNTYFYQKLKEAVLTKQNEKEASFVRLRRWWKGVNIFEKAYIFLPIHEDLHWSLVIICIPDKEDQLGPILLHLDSLGLHSSESLFATIRKFLVQEWKFLRQGEVPALPISDKIWENLPRRINENIIPVPQQRNEYDCGLFVLFFMERFIEQVHGRLKKKDFTMFGRRWFKPEEASCLRMKIRCILKIEFKNASED; encoded by the exons ATGAAAAAAGGAGAGGAACTGGGGAGTAAAGGAATAGCAATTGACTGGGACAAGCTAATCAACAACAACGACGATCCTCCGGCTGAGCTAGTTGTTACCTCGGCGATAAAACATCAACCGTTCACCATGGACGGAGAAGAAGGAATTTCGCACTTATCAAATACAGATTTAATTGATAAAATTGCGAGGTTAAAAAAGTCATTGTCTAGCAACATTGGTGCTAGGTTACCTGATGGTGGTCAAAAGCTTAAAGCTAATATTAAATTGCACGAAGATGAATTAGAACGAAGGAAACGGGTCGGGTCTCAAAAG CAGGCAGAGTCTAAGCCAGCCAATGCTTTCCAAGAAGAATTATATGCTCTGAATCCCTGTGACCGCGAAAAGACATTAAACAACCAGTTCTCAAAAAGAAAACGGCACAAGCGAGAGTCGTTGTCACAGGAAGCACGTTATAAATTTCCTGTAGACAATGGTGAACAAGTTTTAAATGTTGATCTAAAGGGAAGGGATTCTTCTAGTCGTTGTTCTGAAGAAAGTATCACCATCTGTTTCTCGGAGAA gACCAAAGCCTCTCAAGCCCGATCTTCATATACTAGAAGGCATGCAAAT GGGGAGGCTGTTGTTCTAGTGGATGAGGGGGAACCTGATGCAATTATAGAGACAGAGCGAGTGGACCAAGTGGTTGAACG AAAGGCAACCAAGATATACTATCCTTCACG GGTTGATCCTGAATCTGTTGAAATTTGTTGTTCGGACATGGAATCTCTTGCACCTGAAGCATATTTGTCATCGACTATAATGAATTTCTACATCCG GTACCTCCAGAAGACAAAACTTCATGCAGATGTAGACGCGTATCACTTTTTCAATACATATTTTTACCAGAAGCTCAAAGAGGCTGTACTGACCAAG CAGAATGAAAAGGAAGCTTCATTTGTCAGACTAAGAAGGTGGTGGAAAGGGGTGAATATATTTGAGAAAGCCTATATATTTCTTCCCATACATGAAGA TCTTCATTGGAGCTTGGTTATAATTTGCATACCAGATAAAGAAGACCAACTGGGACCAATTTTACTTCACTTGGATTCATTAGGGCTCCATTCCAGCGAGTCCCTTTTCGCTACCATAAGAAA ATTTTTGGTACAAGAATGGAAATTCTTAAGACAAGGGGAAGTGCCAGCTCTTCCTATTTCAGACAAAATCTGGGAAAATCTTCCACGAAGAATAAATGAAAACATCATTCCG GTCCCACAACAAAGAAATGAGTATGACTGCGGTCTCTTTGTTCTTTTCTTTATGGAGCGTTTCATTGAACAAGTTCACGGAAGGCTTAAAAAGAAGGATTTCACGATG TTTGGACGAAGGTGGTTCAAACCTGAAGAAGCCTCTTGTTTGAGGATGAAAATCCGCTGCATACTCAAGATAGAATTCAAGAATGCGAGTGAGGATTGA
- the LOC132615930 gene encoding ubiquitin-like-specific protease 1D isoform X9 → MTFVLLQAESKPANAFQEELYALNPCDREKTLNNQFSKRKRHKRESLSQEARYKFPVDNGEQVLNVDLKGRDSSSRCSEESITICFSEKTKASQARSSYTRRHANGEAVVLVDEGEPDAIIETERVDQVVERKATKIYYPSRVDPESVEICCSDMESLAPEAYLSSTIMNFYIRYLQKTKLHADVDAYHFFNTYFYQKLKEAVLTKQNEKEASFVRLRRWWKGVNIFEKAYIFLPIHEDLHWSLVIICIPDKEDQLGPILLHLDSLGLHSSESLFATIRKFLVQEWKFLRQGEVPALPISDKIWENLPRRINENIIPVPQQRNEYDCGLFVLFFMERFIEQVHGRLKKKDFTMFGRRWFKPEEASCLRMKIRCILKIEFKNASED, encoded by the exons ATGACTTTTGTTCTATTG CAGGCAGAGTCTAAGCCAGCCAATGCTTTCCAAGAAGAATTATATGCTCTGAATCCCTGTGACCGCGAAAAGACATTAAACAACCAGTTCTCAAAAAGAAAACGGCACAAGCGAGAGTCGTTGTCACAGGAAGCACGTTATAAATTTCCTGTAGACAATGGTGAACAAGTTTTAAATGTTGATCTAAAGGGAAGGGATTCTTCTAGTCGTTGTTCTGAAGAAAGTATCACCATCTGTTTCTCGGAGAA gACCAAAGCCTCTCAAGCCCGATCTTCATATACTAGAAGGCATGCAAAT GGGGAGGCTGTTGTTCTAGTGGATGAGGGGGAACCTGATGCAATTATAGAGACAGAGCGAGTGGACCAAGTGGTTGAACG AAAGGCAACCAAGATATACTATCCTTCACG GGTTGATCCTGAATCTGTTGAAATTTGTTGTTCGGACATGGAATCTCTTGCACCTGAAGCATATTTGTCATCGACTATAATGAATTTCTACATCCG GTACCTCCAGAAGACAAAACTTCATGCAGATGTAGACGCGTATCACTTTTTCAATACATATTTTTACCAGAAGCTCAAAGAGGCTGTACTGACCAAG CAGAATGAAAAGGAAGCTTCATTTGTCAGACTAAGAAGGTGGTGGAAAGGGGTGAATATATTTGAGAAAGCCTATATATTTCTTCCCATACATGAAGA TCTTCATTGGAGCTTGGTTATAATTTGCATACCAGATAAAGAAGACCAACTGGGACCAATTTTACTTCACTTGGATTCATTAGGGCTCCATTCCAGCGAGTCCCTTTTCGCTACCATAAGAAA ATTTTTGGTACAAGAATGGAAATTCTTAAGACAAGGGGAAGTGCCAGCTCTTCCTATTTCAGACAAAATCTGGGAAAATCTTCCACGAAGAATAAATGAAAACATCATTCCG GTCCCACAACAAAGAAATGAGTATGACTGCGGTCTCTTTGTTCTTTTCTTTATGGAGCGTTTCATTGAACAAGTTCACGGAAGGCTTAAAAAGAAGGATTTCACGATG TTTGGACGAAGGTGGTTCAAACCTGAAGAAGCCTCTTGTTTGAGGATGAAAATCCGCTGCATACTCAAGATAGAATTCAAGAATGCGAGTGAGGATTGA
- the LOC132615930 gene encoding ubiquitin-like-specific protease 1D isoform X7, with protein MKKGEELGSKGIAIDWDKLINNNDDPPAELVVTSAIKHQPFTMDGEEGISHLSNTDLIDKIARLKKSLSSNIGARLPDGGQKLKANIKLHEDELERRKRVGSQKAESKPANAFQEELYALNPCDREKTLNNQFSKRKRHKRESLSQEARYKFPVDNGEQVLNVDLKGRDSSSRCSEESITICFSEKTKASQARSSYTRRHANGEAVVLVDEGEPDAIIETERVDQVVERKATKIYYPSRVDPESVEICCSDMESLAPEAYLSSTIMNFYIRYLQKTKLHADVDAYHFFNTYFYQKLKEAVLTKQNEKEASFVRLRRWWKGVNIFEKAYIFLPIHEDLHWSLVIICIPDKEDQLGPILLHLDSLGLHSSESLFATIRKFLVQEWKFLRQGEVPALPISDKIWENLPRRINENIIPVPQQRNEYDCGLFVLFFMERFIEQVHGRLKKKDFTMFGRRWFKPEEASCLRMKIRCILKIEFKNASED; from the exons ATGAAAAAAGGAGAGGAACTGGGGAGTAAAGGAATAGCAATTGACTGGGACAAGCTAATCAACAACAACGACGATCCTCCGGCTGAGCTAGTTGTTACCTCGGCGATAAAACATCAACCGTTCACCATGGACGGAGAAGAAGGAATTTCGCACTTATCAAATACAGATTTAATTGATAAAATTGCGAGGTTAAAAAAGTCATTGTCTAGCAACATTGGTGCTAGGTTACCTGATGGTGGTCAAAAGCTTAAAGCTAATATTAAATTGCACGAAGATGAATTAGAACGAAGGAAACGGGTCGGGTCTCAAAAG GCAGAGTCTAAGCCAGCCAATGCTTTCCAAGAAGAATTATATGCTCTGAATCCCTGTGACCGCGAAAAGACATTAAACAACCAGTTCTCAAAAAGAAAACGGCACAAGCGAGAGTCGTTGTCACAGGAAGCACGTTATAAATTTCCTGTAGACAATGGTGAACAAGTTTTAAATGTTGATCTAAAGGGAAGGGATTCTTCTAGTCGTTGTTCTGAAGAAAGTATCACCATCTGTTTCTCGGAGAA gACCAAAGCCTCTCAAGCCCGATCTTCATATACTAGAAGGCATGCAAAT GGGGAGGCTGTTGTTCTAGTGGATGAGGGGGAACCTGATGCAATTATAGAGACAGAGCGAGTGGACCAAGTGGTTGAACG AAAGGCAACCAAGATATACTATCCTTCACG GGTTGATCCTGAATCTGTTGAAATTTGTTGTTCGGACATGGAATCTCTTGCACCTGAAGCATATTTGTCATCGACTATAATGAATTTCTACATCCG GTACCTCCAGAAGACAAAACTTCATGCAGATGTAGACGCGTATCACTTTTTCAATACATATTTTTACCAGAAGCTCAAAGAGGCTGTACTGACCAAG CAGAATGAAAAGGAAGCTTCATTTGTCAGACTAAGAAGGTGGTGGAAAGGGGTGAATATATTTGAGAAAGCCTATATATTTCTTCCCATACATGAAGA TCTTCATTGGAGCTTGGTTATAATTTGCATACCAGATAAAGAAGACCAACTGGGACCAATTTTACTTCACTTGGATTCATTAGGGCTCCATTCCAGCGAGTCCCTTTTCGCTACCATAAGAAA ATTTTTGGTACAAGAATGGAAATTCTTAAGACAAGGGGAAGTGCCAGCTCTTCCTATTTCAGACAAAATCTGGGAAAATCTTCCACGAAGAATAAATGAAAACATCATTCCG GTCCCACAACAAAGAAATGAGTATGACTGCGGTCTCTTTGTTCTTTTCTTTATGGAGCGTTTCATTGAACAAGTTCACGGAAGGCTTAAAAAGAAGGATTTCACGATG TTTGGACGAAGGTGGTTCAAACCTGAAGAAGCCTCTTGTTTGAGGATGAAAATCCGCTGCATACTCAAGATAGAATTCAAGAATGCGAGTGAGGATTGA